In Gopherus flavomarginatus isolate rGopFla2 chromosome 1, rGopFla2.mat.asm, whole genome shotgun sequence, a single genomic region encodes these proteins:
- the CHD4 gene encoding chromodomain-helicase-DNA-binding protein 4 isoform X1, which produces MASGIGSPSPCSAGSDDDEMEILLNNSIPQHPEPEEEPEEELLSEAETPKIKKKKKPKKLKEPKVPKLSKRQKKELGDSSGEGNEFVEEEEEVLHSDSEGSDYTPGRKKKKKLGPKKEKKNKAKRKEEEEEEEEDDDSKEPKSSAQLLEDWGMEDIDHIFTEEDYRTLTNYKAFSQFVRPLIAAKNPKIAVSKMMMVLGAKWREFSTNNPFKGSSGASVAAAAAAAVAVVESMVANVDAVLPQPPADVPLRKAKTKEGKGPNARRKPKASPRVPDIKKPKTKKVAPLKIKLGGFSSKRKRSSSEDEDLDVESDFDDASINSYSVSDGSTSRSSRSRKKLKAGKRKKKGEDDSTVPVDGYETDHQDYCEVCQQGGEIILCDTCPRAYHMVCLDPDMEKAPEGKWSCPHCEKEGIQWEAKEDNSEGEEILEDVVGDPEEEDDHHMEFCRVCKDGGELLCCDACPSSYHIHCLNPPLPEIPNGEWLCPRCTCPSLKGKVQKILIWKWGQPPLPTPVPRPADADPNSPSPRPLEGRPERQFFVKWQGMSYWHCSWVSELQLELHCQVMFRNYQRKNDMDEPPSGDFGGEEEKSRKRKNKDPKFAEMEERFYRYGIKPEWMMIHRILNHSVDKKGNVHYLIKWRDLPYDQASWESEDVEVQDYDLYKQAYWNHRELMRGEEGRPGKKIKKVKMRKLERPPDTPTVDPTVKYDRQPEYLDVTGGTLHPYQLEGLNWLRFSWAQGTDTILADEMGLGKTVQTAVFLYSLYKEGHSKGPFLVSAPLSTIINWEREFEMWAPDMYVVTYVGDKDSRAIIRENEFSFEDNAIRGGKKASRMKKEASVKFHVLLTSYELITIDMAILGSIDWACLIVDEAHRLKNNQSKFFRVLNGYSLQHKLLLTGTPLQNNLEELFHLLNFLTPERFHNLEGFLEEFADIAKEDQIKKLHDMLGPHMLRRLKADVFKNMPSKTELIVRVELSPMQKKYYKYILTRNFEALNARGGGNQVSLLNVVMDLKKCCNHPYLFPVAAMEAPKMPNGMYDGSALIRASGKLLLLQKMLKNLKEGGHRVLIFSQMTKMLDLLEDFLEHEGYKYERIDGGITGNMRQEAIDRFNAPGAQQFCFLLSTRAGGLGINLATADTVIIYDSDWNPHNDIQAFSRAHRIGQNKKVMIYRFVTRASVEERITQVAKKKMMLTHLVVRPGLGSKTGSMSKQELDDILKFGTEELFKDEATEGGDSKEGEDSSVIHYDDKAIERLLDRNQDETEDTELQGMNEYLSSFKVAQYVVREEEMGEEEEVEREIIKQEESVDPDYWEKLLRHHYEQQQEDLARNLGKGKRIRKQVNYNDGSQEDRDWQDDQSDNQSDYSVASEEGDEDFDERSEAARRPSRKGLRNDKDKPLPPLLARVGGNIEVLGFNARQRKAFLNAIMRYGMPPQDAFTTQWLVRDLRGKSEKEFKAYVSLFMRHLCEPGADGAETFADGVPREGLSRQHVLTRIGVMSLIRKKVQEFEHVNGRWSMPELAEIEENKKLLQPGSPSPKTPTPSTPGDTQPNTPAAVPPLGTEEGVKVEEGASTREQGELMESEKEPNLVSAEAEVPMEQCAQPVETPPQEAKSPMNPPEAEEKKPEEPEVKEEPMEMESKADVEKIEDRVSAEPSAEPPTINLDEKEEKKEDDKRDVVMLQNGEMLKDSLDERHKKAVKQRFMFNIADGGFTELHSLWQNEERAATVTKKTYEIWHRRHDYWLLAGIINHGYARWQDIQNDPRYAILNEPFKGEMNRGNFLEIKNKFLARRFKLLEQALVIEEQLRRAAYLNMSEDPSHPSMALNTRFAEVECLAESHQHLSKESMAGNKPANAVLHKVLKQLEELLSDMKADVTRLPATIARIPPVAVRLQMSERNILSRLANRSSEPPPPPPPQQVAQQQ; this is translated from the exons ATGGCATCGGGCATTGGATCCCCATCACCTTGTTCTGCTGGCAGTGATGATGACGAGATGGAAATCCTGCTGAATAACAGCATCCCTCAGCACCCAG AGCCTGAAGAAGAGCCAGAGGAAGAGCTGCTGTCAGAGGCTGAAACTCCCAAAAtcaagaagaaaaagaaacccaAGAAGCTAAAGGAACCAAAAGTGCCCAAACTTAGCAAGCGCCAGAAAAAGGAG cTAGGGGACAGCTCTGGTGAGGGGAATGAgtttgtggaggaggaagaggaggtgctGCACTCAGACAGTGAGGGCAGTGACTACACCCctgggaggaagaagaagaagaaattagggcccaagaaagaaaagaaaaacaaagccaagcgcaaggaggaggaggaggaagaagaggaagatgaTGACTCAAAG GAACCCAAATCATCTGCTCAGCTCCTGGAAGACTGGGGTATGGAGGACATTGATCACATCTTCACAGAAGAGGATTACCGCACTCTCACCAACTACAAGGCTTTCAGCCAGTTTGTCAG GCCACTAATAGCTGCCAAGAACCCTAAAATAGCTGTCTCAAAGATGATGATGGTGCTGGGGGCCAAGTGGCGGGAGTTCAGCACTAACAACCCCTTCAAAGGCAGTTCAGGGGCCTCTGTGGCGGCTGCAGCGGCAGCAGCTGTGGCTGTGGTAGAGAGCATGGTGGCCAACGTGGAtgctgtcctgccccagccccctgctgatgTGCCACTACGTAAGGCCAAGACCAAGGAGGGCAAAG GGCCTAATGCCCGGCGGAAGCCGAAGGCCAGTCCTCGTGTTCCTGACATCAAGAAACCCAAAACCAAGAAGGTggctcctctgaaaatcaaactGGGAGGATTTAGTTCCAAGCGTAAGAGATCATCA AGTGAAGATGAGGATCTGGATGTGGAATCAGACTTTGATGATGCTAGCATCAATAGCTACTCTGTTTCAGATGGATCCACTagccgcagcagccggagccgcAAGAAACTCAAGGctgggaaaaggaaaaagaaag GTGAGGATGACTCCACAGTTCCTGTGGATGGCTATGAGACAGATCACCAGGACTACTGTGAGGTGTGTCAGCAGGGAGGAGAAATCATCCTTTGTGACACCTGTCCCCGTGCCTACCACATGGTCTGCCTGGACCCAGACATGGAGAAAGCCCCAGAGGGCAAATGGAGCTGCCCACACTGT GAGAAGGAGGGGATCCAGTGGGAGGCAAAGGAGGATAACTCGGAAGGCGAGGAGATCCTGGAGGATGTTGTGGGAGAccctgaggaggaggatgatCACCACATGGAGTTCTGCCGGGTCTGCAAGGATGGAGGGGAACTGCTCTGCTGTGATGCCTGTCCCTCTTCCTACCACATTCACTGTCTAAATCCCCCCCTGCCAGAGATTCCTAATGGGGAATGGCTGTGCCCTCGCTGCACT tgCCCATCTCTGAAGGGGAAGGTGCAGAAGATCTTGATCTGGAAGTGGGGCCAGCCCCCACTACCCACACCAGTGCCGCGACCAGCTGATGCAGACCCtaactctccctcccccagacccCTGGAGGGCCGGCCTGAGCGGCAGTTCTTTGTCAAATGGCAGGGCATGTCCTATTGGCACTGTTCGTGggtgtctgaactgcag ctggagctgcaCTGCCAAGTGATGTTCCGAAATTACCAACGCAAGAATGATATGGATGAGCCGCCCTCAGGAGactttgggggtgaggaggagaagaGCCGCAAGCGAAAGAACAAAGACCCCAAGTTTGCTGAGATGGAGGAGCGCTTCTATCGCTATGGGATCAAGCCTGAGTGGATGATGATCCACCGGATCCTTAACCACAG TGTGGATAAGAAGGGGAATGTCCACTATCTGATTAAATGGAGGGACCTGCCCTATGACCAGGCCTCCTGGGAGAGTGAGGATGTGGAGGTGCAGGACTATGACCTCTACAAACAGGCCTACTGGAATcacag GGAGCTGATGAGAGGTGAAGAGGGTCGGCCTGGCAAGAAGATAAAGAAGGTGAAGATGCGGAAGCTGGAAAGACCCCCAGACACACCCACGGTGGAT CCAACAGTGAAGTATGACCGGCAGCCAGAGTACCTTGATGTAACAGGAGGGACTCTGCACCCCTATCAGCTGGAGGGGCTGAACTGGCTGCGCTTCTCCTGGGCCCAGGGCACAGACACGATATTGGCTGATGAAATGGGGCTGGGCAAGACAGTGCAGACAGCTGTGTTCCTGTACTCCCTGTACAAAGAG GGCCACTCAAAGGGACCCTTTCTGGTGAGTGCCCCACTCTCCACAATTATCAACTGGGAGCGGGAGTTTGAGATGTGGGCTCCAGACATGTATGTGGTGACCTACGTTGGGGACAAGGACAGCCGGGCCATCATCCGGGAGAATGAGTTCTCTTTCGAGGACAATGCCATACGTGGGGGCAAGAAGGCATCCAGGATGAAG AAGGAAGCATCTGTGAAGTTCCATGTGCTGCTCACTTCCTATGAACTGATCACAATTGACATGGCCATTCTGGGTTCTATTGACTGGGCCTGTCTTATTGTGGATGAAGCTCACCGTCTCAAGAACAATCAATCTAAG TTTTTCCGGGTGTTGAATGGATATTCCCTCCAGCACAAGCTACTGCTCACAGGAACCCCTCTGCAGAACAACCTGGAGGAACTGTTCCACCTGCTCAACTTCCTGACACCTGAGAGATTCCA TAACTTGGAAGGCTTCCTGGAAGAATTTGCAGACATTGCCAAGGAGGATCAGATCAAGAAGCTGCATGACATGCTGGGCCCACACATGCTGAGGCGCCTCAAGGCTGATGTTTTCAAGAACATGCCCTCCAAGACAGAACTCATTGTCCGGGTGGAGCTGAGCCCCATGCAGAA GAAATACTATAAATACATTTTGACAAGAAACTTTGAGGCACTGAATGCACGAGGTGGTGGCAACCAAGTCTCCCTGCTCAATGTGGTCATGGATCTGAAGAAATGTTGTAATCACCCCTACCTCTTTCCCGTTGCTGCTATG GAAGCTCCAAAGATGCCAAATGGGATGTATGATGGTAGTGCCCTGATCCGAGCATCTGGGAAATTGCTGCTGCTCCAGAAGATGTTGAAGAACCTCAAGGAAGGAGGCCACAGGGTGCTCATCTTCTCACAG ATGACTAAAATGTTGGATCTCTTGGAAGATTTTCTGGAACATGAAGGGTACAAATATGAGCGGATTGATGGTGGGATCACAGGGAACATGCGCCAGGAGGCCATCGATCGCTTCAATG CTCCTGGTGCTCAGCAGTTCTGCTTCCTGCTTTCCACTCGAGCTGGGGGGCTCGGTATCAACCTGGCCACAGCAGACACAGTGATCATCTATGATTCAGACTGGAACCCACACAATGACATCCAG GCTTTCAGCCGTGCACACAGGATTGGACAGAACAAGAAAGTGATGATTTACCGTTTTGTGACACGGGCTTCAGTAGAGGAACGTATCACTCAAGTGGCTAAGAAGAAGATGATGCTAACACATCTGGTGGTGAGGCCAGGATTGGGCTCCAAGACGGGCTCCATGTCCAAGCAGGAGCTTGATGACATCCTGAAGTTTGGGACTGAGGAGCTCTTCAAGGATGAGGCCACTGAGGGTG GTGATAGCAAAGAGGGCGAGGACAGCAGTGTCATCCACTACGATGACAAAGCAATCGAGCGACTACTGGACCGAAATCAGGATGAGACTGAAGACACAGAGCTGCAGGGCATGAATGAGTATCTCAGCTCCTTCAAGGTGGCCCAATATGTGGTACGGGAAGAGGAGATGGGG gaggaggaggaagtggagcGGGAGATTATTAAACAAGAAGAGTCAGTGGACCCAGATTACTGGGAAAAATTGCTGCGTCACCActatgagcagcagcaggaggatctGGCtaggaacctgggcaagggtaaaCGTATCCGCAAGCAGGTCAACTACAATGACGGCTCCCAGGAGGACAGAG atTGGCAGGATGACCAGTCAGATAACCAGTCAGATTATTCAGTggcctctgaggaaggagatgaaGATTTTGATGAGAGATCTGAAG CTGCTCGCCGGCCCAGTCGCAAAGGCCTGAGAAATGACAAAGACAAGCCCTTGCCTCCCCTTCTTGCCCGTGTGGGAGGGAACATTGAA GTGCTGGGCTTCAATGCCCGCCAGCGCAAAGCCTTCCTTAATGCCATCATGCGCTATGGGATGCCACCCCAGGATGCCTTCACCACCCAGTGGCTTGTCCGGGACCTGCGTGGCAAGTCTGAGAAGGAGTTCAA GGCCTATGTCTCGCTGTTCATGCGTCACCTATGTGAGCCAGGAGCAGATGGTGCGGAGACCTTTGCAGATGGGGTCCCACGGGAGGGGCTGTCCCGCCAGCATGTCCTCACCCGCATTGGAGTCATGTCACTCATACGCAAAAAG GTGCAGGAATTTGAGCATGTGAATGGGCGCTGGAGTATGCCAGAACTAGCAGAGATAGAGGAGAACAAGAAGCTTTTGCAGCCGGGCTCGCCCTCCCCCAAAACCCCCACACCCTCCACACCAGGGGACACGCAGCCTAACACACCTGCCGCTGTCCCTCCACTTG GCACAGAAGAGGGTGTGAAGGTGGAAGAAGGAGCCAGTACTAGGGAGCAAGGGGAGCTCATGGAGTCTGAGAAGGAACCCAACCTAGTTTCTGCTGAAGCAGAGGTCCCAATGGAG CAGTGTGCCCAGCCTGTGGAGACACCCCCACAAGAGGCAAAGTCCCCAATGAACCCCCCAGAAGCAGAGGAGAAAAAGCCTGAGGAACCAGAAGTGAAGGAGGAGCCAATGGAAATGGAAAGCAAAG CTGATGTGGAGAAGATTGAAGATAGAGTGTCTGCTGAGCCCTCTGCTGAACCTCCAACTATCAACCTGGACGAGAAGG aggagaagaaggaAGATGACAAGAGGGATGTGGTGATGCTGCAGAATGGGGAGATGCTGAAGGACTCTCTTGATGAGAGGCACAAGAAGGCAGTGAAGCAGCGCTTCATGTTCAACATAGCTGATGGTGGCTTCACTG AGTTGCATTCTCTATGGCAAAATGAAGAACGAGCAGCAACTGTCACCAAGAAAACCTACGAGATCTGGCACCGGCGCCATGACTATTGGCTCTTGGCTGGGATCATCAA TCATGGCTATGCCCGCTGGCAGGACATTCAGAATGATCCACGTTATGCCATCCTCAATGAACCCTTCAAGGGTGAGATGAACAGGGGCAACTTCCTGGAGATCAAGAACAAGTTCCTGGCCAGGAGGTTCaag CTGCTGGAGCAGGCACTGGTGATTGAGGAGCAGCTGCGGCGAGCTGCCTATCTGAACATGTCAGAAGATCCATCGCACCCATCTATGGCCCTCAATACACGTTTTGCTGAGGTAGAGTGTCTGGCAGAGAGCCACCAGCACCTGTCTAAGGAGTCAATGGCTGGGAACAAGCCAGCCAATGCTGTTCTTCACAAAG TTTTGAAGCAGCTGGAGGAGCTTCTGAGTGACATGAAGGCAGATGTGACTCGGCTGCCTGCCACTATTGCCCGCATCCCACCTGTGGCTGTGCGCCTCCAAATGTCTGAGCGCAATATCCTCAGTCGACTGGCCAACCGCAGCAGtgaacctccacccccaccacctccccagcAG GTGGCCCAGCAGCAATGA